A genomic segment from Melospiza georgiana isolate bMelGeo1 chromosome 17, bMelGeo1.pri, whole genome shotgun sequence encodes:
- the DPM1 gene encoding dolichol-phosphate mannosyltransferase subunit 1: MAARGPGRVSVLLPTYNERDNLPLVVWLLVRTFSDSGIDFEIIIIDDGSPDGTQEVAQQLEKIYGSDKILLRPRAKKLGLGTAYIHGMKYATGDFIVIMDADLSHHPKFIPEFIRKQKEGNFDIVSGTRYKGNGGVYGWDLKRKLISRGANFLTQVLLRPGASDLTGSFRLYRKEVLQKLMEKCVSKGYVFQMEMIVRARQLGFTVGEVPISFVDRVYGESKLGGNEIVSFLKGLLTLFATT, translated from the exons ATGGCGGCGCGGGGCCCCGGCCGCGTCTCCGTGCTGCTGCCCACCTACAACGAGCGCGACAACCTGCCGCTCGTCGTGTGGCTGCTGGTGCGCACCTTCAGCGACAG tggGATCGACTTCGAAATTATCATCATAGATGATGGAAGCCCAGATGGGACGCAGGAGGTtgctcagcagctggaaaaaataTATGGATCAGATAAAATA CTTCTGAGACCCAGAGCAAAGAAGCTGGGCCTGG GCACTGCTTACATTCATGGGATGAAGTATGCCACTGGGGATTTCATCGTTATCATGGATGCTGACCTCTCCCACCAC CCAAAATTCATTCCAGAGTTTATCAG aaagcagaaagaaggcAATTTTGATATTGTATCTGGAACAAGATATAAAGGAAATGGAGGAGTGTATGGCTGGGATTTGAAAAGAAAGTTAATCAG TCGTGGAGCCAATTTTCTGACTCAGGTCCTGCTGAGACCGGGGGCATCAGATCTGACAGGGAGTTTCAG GCTGTACAGGAAAGAGGTCTTACAGAAGCTGATGGAGAAGTGTGTTTCCAAGGGATATGTGTTCCAGATGGAGATGATTGTGCGGGCTCGGCAGCTGGGATTCACTGTTGGAGAG GTTCCCATCTCCTTTGTGGACCGTGTCTATGGAGAATCCAAACTGGGAGGCAATGAAATTGTCTCCTTTCTAAAGGGGCTCTTGACCTTGTTTGCTACAACCTGA
- the MOCS3 gene encoding adenylyltransferase and sulfurtransferase MOCS3: MAGAAAARLRAEIRRRERELRGLRERLAAELARGDAAEQEEDGERERDEAACGARQPSAAEPARGDAGDAEDEDGARGMRERLAAELARGDSGDADEEDEDDDEDEEEGSLGFPAELPPLPARSALSAAEILRYSRQLVLPELGVRGQLRLARSSVLVVGCGGLGCPLAQYLAAAGVGRLGLVDHDVVETSNLQRQVLHGEARRGRPKARSAAAALRRLNSAVQYVPYRGALRPRSALRLVRQYDIVADCSDNAPTRYLVSDACVLAGRPLVSGSALRLEGQLAVYNHRGGPCYRCLFPRPPPPDAVTNCADGGVLGAVTGIIGCLQALEVLKIASGMGSSLSGSMLMFDALEGRFRNIKLRPRRADCAVCGDSPSITCLQDYEAFCGSGATDKCRALQLLPAADRLSVQQYKALLDARAPHVLLDVRPPVEADICRLPHALHVPLRSLQDRERHALQRLRDRVCEERQRTDGQTPLPVYVVCKLGNDSQKAVKILQELPAEEFGSVVAKDIKGGLMAWATKIDSTFPQY; this comes from the coding sequence ATGgcgggggcagcggcggcgcgGCTGCGGGCCGAGAtccggcggcgggagcgcgaGCTGCGCGGGCTGCGGGAGCGGCTGGCGGCCGAGCTGGCGCGGGGGGACGCGGCCGAGCAGGAGGAGGACGGAGAGCGGGAGCGGGACGAGGCCGCCTGCGGGGCGCGCCAGCCCTCGGCGGCCGAGCCGGCGCGGGGGGACGCGGGGGATGccgaggatgaggatggagcccGCGGGATGCGGGAGCGCCTGGCGGCCGAGCTGGCGCGGGGAGACTCGGGGGATGCcgacgaggaggacgaggacgacgacgaggatgaggaggagggaTCGCTCGGCTTCCCCGCGGagctgccgccgctgccggcgCGGTCGGCGCTGAGCGCGGCCGAGATCCTGCGGTACAGCCGGCAGCTGGTGCTGCCCGAGCTGGGCGTGCGGGGGCAGCTGCGCCTGGCGCGGAGCTCCGTGCTCGTGGtgggctgcggcgggctgggctGCCCGCTGGCGCAGTACCTGGCGGCGGCCGGCGTGGGCCGCCTGGGGCTGGTGGATCACGACGTGGTGGAGACGAGCAACCTGCAGCGGCAGGTGCTGCACGGCGAGGCGCGGCGCGGGCGGCCCAAGGCGCGCTCGGCGGCCGCGGCGCTGCGGCGGCTGAACTCGGCCGTGCAGTACGTGCCGTACCGCGGGGCGCTGCGGCCGCGCTCCGCGCTGCGCCTCGTGCGCCAGTACGACATCGTGGCCGACTGCTCGGACAACGCGCCCACCCGCTACCTGGTGAGCGACGCCTGCGTGCTGGCCGGCAGGCCGCTGGTGTCCGGCAGCGCGCTGCGCCTCGAGGGGCAGCTGGCCGTGTACAACCACCGCGGCGGGCCCTGCTACCGCTGCCTGttcccgcggccgccgccgcccgacGCCGTCACCAACTGCGCCGACGGCGGCGTGCTCGGCGCGGTCACCGGCATCATCGGCTGCCTGCAGGCGCTGGAGGTGCTGAAGATCGCCTCGGGCATGGGCTCCTCCCTCAGCGGCTCCATGCTGATGTTCGACGCCCTGGAGGGCAGGTTCCGCAACATCAAGCTGCGGCCGAGGAGAGCGGACTGCGCCGTGTgcggggacagccccagcatcacctgcctgcaggattACGAGGCGTTCTGCGGCTCGGGTGCCACGGACAAGTGCCGGgcgctgcagctgctgcccgcCGCGGACAGGCTGTCGGTGCAGCAGTACAAGGCGCTGCTGGACGCGCGGGCCCCGCACGTGCTGCTGGACGTGCGGCCGCCGGTGGAGGCGGACATCTGCCGCCTGCCGCACGCCCTGCACGTCCCGCTGCGCAGCCTGCAGGACCGGGAGCGGCACGCCCTGCAGCGCCTGCGGGACCGGGTGTGCGAGGAGAGGCAGAGAACTGACGGCCAAACCCCGCTCCCTGTGTATGTTGTGTGCAAGTTAGGAAATGATTCGCAGAAGGCTGTAAAGATTCTGCAGGAGTTACCTGCCGAGGAATTTGGTTCTGTGGTAGCTAAGGATATCAAAGGGGGGCTCATGGCTTGGGCCACTAAAATTGACTCAACCTTTCCTCAGTACTAG